One Nymphaea colorata isolate Beijing-Zhang1983 chromosome 12, ASM883128v2, whole genome shotgun sequence genomic window, AGGCAGATGCGACACATATTAGCTGATGCATTCTGATGTAGACGGaacttaattttaaaaaaaagtttgggaGAGATAGGCTTTTAGgataagaaaaacatttcgTCCAggtttatttttatgtttttccctCCTTTCCTATTAAACAAGAAATATTTGACAGGCGGATCGGTTCATACCTTCAAGGAGCCCCATGAATATAGGATTTGCGCAGTCTCTGTTAAGTACAACAGGGAAAAAGGGTCCCTCCCCACCCATATCACCAGCATCCTCAACACCCAAGGTACTTCCATCCAGGTGTTTGTTTATTTGTATGAATTCAAATGGACACGCCATTTGGGTAGTAAAAGATCATCTCTTTAAGCGGCAATTTAATCTTTTTTGAACAGGAACTCTACCAGAAAATGCTTGAAGACGTTTTTTTGACAGATTCTGACGGGAAACCGTACAGAATGCTCAGATTTCAGCCAAGCACAGGATCGATGAAGAAGAGAACGCGTTTTATCGACGAGATGCGTCATGAGGACGAATCTCCGCCTTCGTCTAGGAGCGTCCGTTGCTTACCGAAGGTTTGGCTAAACTCAACCCTATCTTTTTGCTCTAATttgttttatatgaaattgGTATTCTTAAGTATTTATGAAGCTGAAAACGGTAATAACTAATAAGAGCAAGGCTTGAGCAGGGGACTGTCTACATGGGAGAtagccagttttttttttttccaataaattCATAATGTTTAAAGGTATTAGAGTCTGTGAATTTTTAATTGAAGGGAAAGAAGTTGGTCCTCTTGAAGTCGCAAGATTGATTTGCAGACATCATTTTAATAAAGTTTAGACCTCGTAGGCGTTATTTAGGTCAGTGGAACATGATTGTTGGAACATGCGGTAAGTTCTAGTGCTTGGGAAATGGACAGCTATAATTCTTTTTAATAATTATAATGCAACAAACTTGTCGCCTCATGACATGATACTTTTTGacttttaagaaaatatttcaagctTGACGTGTGGCAAACGGAACCGCTTTAACACATATGTCCTCCTTGCTTTCATGTTGGAATAGTACAAAATCTACATCTGATCATGACTTCTAAGTTTCTGTATTCTTAGAAATGACAAGTACGTTTAGTTTTATTGTTGACGATTACGTGAATTTGAATTAACTTAGGTCCTCTTCTAAGTTGGTGTCCCAGTTTTCTGAATTGGATTTTCCGACTTCCGTAAAATCTTGGATAAGTTAATTAGTTCTGATCAGTTACCCACCAATCCCTTTATAAGCCTTAGGCATTTGCGCGGACTAAAGTCAGCTATTCTATTGCGTAAATGACCAGGTAGCGTTATAAAGTAACTGGGTTACTAATTTTTTAATTCTAGTAAGAAAGATGACAAAGCCAAACAACTGTTGTTGTCACTGTGGAAATTTTTAGAACTCGAGCACTTCtgtaatttttatcttttctccggaaaaaaaaagtacattaaaataaatttggaAGATAAAAGGTGTGCCTGTGTTGTGGATGTGAGACCTTTACGGTTTTACGTATTGTGGTACTTGTTCCTAATGGTGTCCTAAAATGTCGCAGTTTCATATTATCTACAAAATGTGACGAGGCTTTTCACATATTTAAGACAGCATTTGGATGATATTAAAAACCTAGTATGAAGCCAGTTTTTAGACCTCAAGTAGACTAACCATTGTCTGAATCATAACCTAATCAGAGAGACCCCCAGATAAAACAGCTCCTCCGGGTCGGTGTCGTCCTCACTTCCAATAAACACCACAACCGGTTCTCGAACCAGGACTAGTAATAATTAACGAAAAAGGTTTTACAGGTCCCATTATTGTTCACCGTGCCATGGACTTGTAAGATATGACATAAGTAATTGATAGCACGAGGTGTACAGCGAATAAGAATTTTGGCTTAACGTGGCAAAAAAGGCATATACAGTGGAAGATACCGGATTGCAGATTTTATGTGCCTAATTTAGTGAACGATCTAATGCCATTTCTTTTCTAACCAGTCGTCTGATCGGATACTTGATGCACCAAACCTAATGGACGATTACTATTTGAATGTCCTGGACTGGGGGTCCAATAATGTACTAGCAGTTGCTCTTGGATCCACGTTGTATCTGTGGAGTGCAGATACTGGGAAGGTGCGAGTGCTCATGGAAGTTGAGGAGGACCACTATCTCAGTAGTGTTGCTTGGACTGGAGATGGGAACACGATAGCTGTTGGAACCAGCAATTCTGATATCCAGATATGGGATTGTAAAGCACAGCGCAAGGTAAGTGGTTTCGCTTTCTCGACTACGAATGGCTGTTTCGACCATTTTTGGAGATCAAGATTGTGTGATTGGTTTCCCACAGATAAGAAGCCTCTCTGGACACATGAAGCGAGTGGGATGTCTAGCATGGAACGGTTCTGTATTGACATCCGGCAGTGGCGACAGCACCATCATCAACCGTGACGGTGTGTTAATCTATCTCGTTGCATTAGCTTTATACTGCTTGATTATTTTTGTGGTCTAACATGAACGGTTGACAGTGAGATCAAGAAGCAATGTTGTATCACGTCTACGTGCACATGCCCAAGAGGTGTGCGGGTTAAGATGGTCAGGGAGTGGCAATCAGTTAGCAAGTGGAGGCAATGACAATCTCCTTCACATATGGGATGCTTCTGTCATGGCATCATCGTCACAAGGATACCTGCATCGTTTAACAGAGCACCGAGCAGCCGTCAAGGCAATAGCATGGTGCCCCTATCAGTCCAATATATTGGCATCAGGAGGAGGAACAGCAGATCGATGTATTAAGATGTGGAATACTCAAACAGGCCAATGTATTTCCAGTACAGATACTCAATCCCAGGTATGTCTCTAGACTCTCTACCTAGGTTCTTTTTTTAGGCGATTTGTTGGACcatgcatgcacacaaaccATTGGACTGCTGCAAAGGAGCTAATATACTGATATAAGTTATAACAATCTAGGATTTGTAAATTGGAAATCACTAGAACTTTGCATGTGTTAGATAAGCATCACTACAGCAAGGTTAATTTCTGTGGAAGGATGCTGCTGAATATACTTGGCTGAGTCAATTACATAAAAAACGAAAATGATGAAATAGTTAATGCCAAAACAGGTATGTGCATTGGAGTGGAACAGGCACCAGAAGGAGATTCTAAGCAGTCATGGATACAGCCAAAACCAGCTTTCCTTGTGGAGATACCCTTCCATGACCAAATTGGGGGAACTGAAAGGACACACTTCCAGAGTTCTCTACCTATCACAGAGCCCAGATGGAACCACTGTTGTCTCAGCAAGCGCAGACGAGACATTGCGGTTCTGGAAGGTGTTTGTACCCCCACAAGCAtcaaaaaaactgaaagaagaTGACAGCCCATTATCGTTGAAGTTCTCTCATATAAGATAGACAAgagtaattttatttttgaggGACAACCGGAGATCTGTACAAAAGAGTATAATAGAAAATAAAGTTTCAGgaattaaaataattaaagaacgATGGTCGATGAGACAATGTAGAGCCATAACTTGTATAAATATATTATCGAAGTTACTGTCAATTGTTTCAGAGATTTCTATATCCTGTTTCTCTTTAATAGCCAAGTGGAGGTATTCAAGGACTAAAAGCCCATCGATGTGTATCAGCAGAACTAGAAGTATTTGCAAGATGATTGAACAAAATTTCAAGGAACATGATTGAACATTTTTTAACAGTAAACACACTTTGATGActattttaaatgttaaaacacaaggaacaaaaataaataaatacaagaagaagacaacTAGATAAGCCAGACATAGAAGAAAGTTTGGAACTAGAATTACAGGTGCTACCAATCCCGCTAAAGCACCCATGCTTCTGCTTGACCATTTCTTTACTATCAACGACAAATGTGGAATTGGATGGCCCGCTGCTGAATAGGATACACCAAAAGAATGGCTTTTTATTACCTGTTCTACCAAGTCCAACCCCAACTTCAGTGTGATTCTTCTGATATAAAATAGAGAGTGTCTTGTTGTCTGGAACCAGGACAGCAGCATATGCTTCCAACGGGTCAAGATAATTCCAATTACATCCAACTAGGCGACCAGATATGATGTCGATAGTTGGTAGCTCTACACCACAATTGGGAGCAAAGACCTCGGTAATGTCAACCTCAGGGGGTGTACAGCTTGAGGTGTTGTTCCTACTGCAGTTTCCTCCACATTCCATTATATACTGTAAGGCCATGCAACCCAGACCAGGATTGTTATTCAGTATTGGTAACTTGTTGGATGTGCGGTTGGCATTAATTATTTCAACAATCTCATTAGCAGGATTTCCTGAAAAGCAAAAGCACATGATGTGTAAGATGATAACAAAGAAACTGCAGGCCCTAAGGGAAAGGAATTACTTATTGaagttaagagaaaaagaaacaaagacagggaTCTGCAAATAGAGcaagaaagaggaaaggatAAAATAGGAGTCTATGGCTGCAGAATATAATCTTCAAATGCAATATCAATAACATTGTTTGATTTCAGTAAATGTCCCAACTAAATTTTGTAATATCTTGGTAACGTGTGAAATCAATGTAACTTTTCCAATGTAAAACTGGAGCAAGCAGTGCTTGCCACAtagatttgaattttatgtttgCTTCTTAGATGGGTGATTTCTCATGTCAatttaatcaatcaaataatTATATCCAACCAAAGTGAGTGAAAAATTAGGTGACTAGGTTCCTCCATAACTTATTACTGCTCAAGCTATCATGGTCCATGTTCCAATTGGGAACCAAAAATGCCATAGCCATGAATCTATATGCATCAATCAATGATCACATGGATTAAAAAAGCATATGACCAAGCATTTGCGTCTGACAAAACAATCCAACAAATGTCAAATTCATTACTATTAGTTATTCAGGCCATTTGAGCAGTGATGTAGCCATTCCACAGCTTCTGTACAATTCTAACACAAACTCCAGAACCAAGTCTGACATTTTACTATAGCTAATAAATGTATGTCTGGGTGGAATGCGCCACTAATAAAGTTGCCACCAGAAAAAGGTAGTTAAGTTTTGGTCCTAATGATGTTTTACGACGATAGATATTTGTGTGGTTTCATGCACATAGAAACACACAGACAGGTGTTTTTGCAGCATCGGACCAAACCAAGAATAAAATCAACTAGTCAATAATATGTATCTCTTGAATGCATGCTAATTTCAGCATCATCTCGCCAAAACTCAGACACCACCAACATGAAACACGAGTTCCAAGGTAAAATCAGGTAATCATCAATGGCTCCAGAACAGTCGGGCATTTCTGGTGAGTTATTAGGTTAAACAGCCAGGCCCAACTCAGATAGTCATTGCCCCACCAAAGAGTCATGTCATGGGTGAGGTAAGGAAGAGTTGCTGGAAAGGAGAAACTAAAAGGGGTGGATCCAGGTCAAGATGGCACCATGTGGATCTGCCCCAGTCAAACCATATGATGACAGATGACATAAAGTATCTAAGCGAAAGGTAGATATCTGGAAGGTTAGTTGTTCGTTGCTAATAAAATCAAGTCCAAGTCCAATAAAACTCTAGTGAGTTACTCAAAAACCAGTTTTTATATGattatttgacaaaaaaaaaactagctcACAAATTCTCTTATACACCACTTCTCTTCAAGAAATTATGAATTCTTCAATTATGAATTCTTCATTCTCCAAGAGTAAAGGACGGGCAAGAATAGCTGCCTTTGCAATTAGCAGCTATATAGAATTAGAACCTATGTTTGACATCCGACCGTTATTTGGTCTGTTAACcctaaaaggtggactggactacttgaaaaaagaaactacCAGCATGGCAGCATCCCATTACAGCAATAACTTGAAAGGTAGAGATAGCGAGCTTCAATTTTATCAATTGACATCATAATCACGTATTTACAAGGGCCCTCCTTCCAGCCACCCAAGCAACAGGAAAGTGAGCCCTACGATGATCAACAAGCCAGTATATCTACCAGGTGTAATAATAGTCAAAAATCAAATCCAGAGTGGAAACGACAGGTTTTTCCTTTCAAGGCATTTATACTGCAGGAACATTGGATCGATGTGGATAATGGATATCACATATACTTATTTCATGAACAGATAAATGAGCAAGCTTCTCTGATATGTAGTAGAATGCCGTCCATTGCCGTTCGCATAAGAgggaaaagagaggaagaaacatGCCCCATCTTATAACTAGTTTGTATTATGTCTAGGACCTAAAATGGCAGACAATGATTCATCATCGGCATACGAACAAAATATGACGCAGAGAAGGTGTTCGGTTTCATCATCTTAAATCGGATGAAAATGTGAGAAAGGGCAGGATATTGCTGTGACCAACAAGTCAGTACTTCTATTAGTCCTATTATCCTGAACTAGGAGAACCACCATCAACCATtagattcaaaaggaaaaaagagggtATCATTGTCGGGAAAGACGAGAATGAACACAAAGAGGGGAGGTGCTCTTTGCACTCGGGATGAAGCAGCAATCCTGAACTCTATGTCACTTCATTTCCTTTACCCAACAGCAACTCAAAAACCAATTGTAAGTAATGAAGCGGAGTAGGCAATGCCAGAATGAGAGTAtataacactaaaaaaaaaaggagagagagagagagagagagagagagagagagagaagaagaagaagaagaagaagaagaataaaaaagcaaacaagaTACCACTCATTCTTTACCATAccaacttctttttcttccttgtatTCTTatttacctctctctctctctcacacacacacacacacacagagagagagagagagagagtaccatgGTGTTTTGGGGAAACTGCACCGAGAAACAAGAGCAGTAGCAGCAGCTGCAGGAGACCGGCATTGGGACTTTTAGCTGTCCTCCCCATCATCGTATCCCTCCTGTTCTACGGGTCACACTAAGAGGCACCACCACCCAACCACCTAAAGCCAGGAGCCACTGTGAGAACAAAAAGGGAAGGGGAGACCAAGAAAAGCAGCAGCTAAAGCAGCAGGGAAAGTGACAATGGATCATGGATCCTTCCCCGACACGGCGATGGTGCAAAGTGGGACCCTGCTGTTGTTACAATGGGATTCATTGCGAGCGGAGGTGGAGGAAGCCATGATCCGGTGCCGCAAGAATTTGCCCCAGCATATCTGGCTATCATAAAGTAGGATCCTATGTAAAAATTACTATAgtattttcttttaagaaaaaggCCAAGTCTGGTCAGTGGCCACTGcaaaatgggagaaaaaaaaggcaaaaaagtgGCTTCCTTCTTCATGAACAGTAAGTAGCTTTTCTCCCTGTTACCTTGCTGACCCTCTGATAAAGTGGTGATTAATGGAAAAGGTTGTTCTCAGAAGCTCATGTGAGCACCCAAGTCACAGTTTTTAAGAACCCAACTGCACCCATTCCTAATGAGTTACAGTTGGACATTGCCAAGAGAAAGGGTgtaattgaacaaaattaatgcAATTATATTATGAAATCAGTTAAAAATTCTTTCTTAAAAACCATCAACAGATCTGATCTCCATGGTTCAACAACAGATCCTTGAATTTGTTGGATTGGATGTTCTAGTGGAActttgaaaagattgaaaattcAATGATCTATTTCTAAAATggttttgtttataaatgacatttataaaaaaaaaaaaacaagcatgaAATAACCAGTTCTTGACGCTGTAAATCACACTCATCTGATTATAACATTGCCAATAACATTGTCAAAGAACTTGTAAAATTGATTTCTGAACTACAAGTAAGCAAGAAATTTGGGCTGGTCACGGGTTCAACCTCAGCGCGCCCTCTTTCACGGACCCAATGACAAATTCTTAGATCGTCTTGTATACAAAGTATTTCGATTTTACTAGCCATACAAATCTGATTTTGACTTACTGCTATGAATCTAGAAACTCCAACATCCTTATTCATGAACACGAATTATAAAATGTTCACTCATCTATTATCTTATATAATCAGCCGAACTAAGTTGAGCATTTGCCTTTTCATCTTTGGAACATGTTTGACAAGTTTTGTCGTTCTCATACTGAAAAATGATCTCTCTTCGaaattcttacaaaaaaaacgactttttttacataaattttctgGATTCTGCCCAAAGACAAGTCAATCTATTAGCTGTACGTACTTACTTACATGCAGGTGGATTTGTAGATGCGCTTCATAAATAAAAATCATCAAAACTAATTATGCAAGCTATAATGACCATGTGCTTCCAGCATGTCCAAGTAGAAAGGTAGAAGGATGAGAGACAGAGATGATAAGAACTTGGTATAATCTTACTCTTTAATAACGATCCAACTGGCTTAACCTGATAGAACGATCAAATTATATGATAATAACGAAAGGGAAATAGTTAAACTTAAAACAATGGAAACatataagaaaagaaggaaattaaCATGCCATTTACAAACAGAGTGTTGAGGGAACAAAACAGAAGGGACAAAAACCTTAACAAATGGTAAAGCCAGAacaaacaaatataagaggttGATTTTTGTGATAAAATATCGAAACGCTGGCATCACAAGAAATCTTGCCAAGATCATGTAATGTGCAGTGTAATGCATTGGGACGGCCGTACAGGACACTTTTTGTCTAGATCTGgtaattaatattaaaatattttaaaaaaataaataatattttttattattttgtaatgGGCAATATATTACTAACGTGAATGCAATGGGCCAATTGAAGGGTTTAGGTTTAATATAGTGAGCACTTAGTACGGCTAGGGCACGTTTGTCTCCCTCGAATTTGAGATCCAGGAAGATTTAAGCAAAGGGCACAATAGCTTAAATGGGGAGCTCAAAATTTTCCTCAGATCCCTTTATAGACCTTAAAACAAGCAAAGGGAGTCTCATACTAAGCcttaagaatataaaattctGGTTTATTTTAGAGATCTGGGCGGACTTATGGTACATATTTCAATTGGAGCATGATAGTGACCCTAGGATTCGAACATTAGGTTCCTTAAATGTGAGCCGCCTTACTGTCCAGTTGCTTTATGCCCCTTGGCCACACAATCTATTTGTAGatgcccaagttttttttttttttttgggaaaagaaaaaatgtatgaaCCCCAGGAGGCGTTTGATTCACTTGAATCTCATATCTAAAGTGATTTGAGAGCTGAGATGTTAGACCGTAGGATTTCAGTTCATGTAAAAAGGCGAAAGAATAGTCCGCCCTATGCTCACTACAGTGCTGTGGTGGTGCAGttcatgattctaatattgaaGATATCAGATCTTTCTGTTTAGGATCAGGATTTCAATTCATGATCCTAAACAAAAAGATCTTGAATGTTCAACATAGAATCATGAGTTGCACCAGTATGCTGAACGGGGGCATGGTTTTCACCAATCCTTCGACCTTGTGAGGAGATTTGACTCTTCCCAACAGTGCGGCAGATACagttggtttgaaattttgcaatGAGGTGTTCTTTTCCCTTAGCAGGTGCTAACGTGGATTTTTATTCTTACTGCTCTTGATGGCTCTGTTTTAGGATTTCTTATCTTTTGGATGTACATGTCAAATTGTTTTGTTAATAAAGGTTCGGAGCCTATCTCCCAGCAAATGTTTACAGGAAGATGCAGCCCATTAAATTGTAATTctcatcttttatatatatgtcaacTTAGCTCCCTACCTCCTTTCTTTCATGCCAAAGATGAGGAGGATCTTAAATATGTGAGAAATTATcaagtttgtaattttttaaataatgaatTTAAGGTGGGCCATGTCAAATCAGACCCCCAGATCTTAAATTCTTGCACGGTAATGCCAACATTAGCTTCCAACAATAGTTTTTGATGGTGCATTGAGCATGTTCTCATATGtttagagtctgtacagtcctttgtttatgttgagtttttgtttaattcatgACAGAGCATGAAAAGTAGATGAGTTAGAACCTAAAAATAGGTCTATGATCTCGAAGGGATTCTCCATCAAATATGTAGTACAACAGCTAGGGCATTAAAAGACTATAATGAGCCAAAAACTGAGCCACATCGTTAGATGTTCAAATAGAAGGTTCAAATAGAAggataggaaaattgaatgtgGTACATATACCCAACTTTTTTATGCCCCGAGTTTTGAACCTAGTTATATACACCACCTGCACAACTTTTTCATGTACAGGAGCACATAGGCATGCCATGACCAAAATATCTCTATTAAAATACAAAAGCTTTTTATAAGGGTAAACAAAGGattgtgaaaaaagaaaaattttaaaatgtccagtactttataaaaagtttcaaaaatacCGCCACCTcccttttggttttggtttggTATATATTTGTTGTATGCACAGTggtgtgcacgcaactcaatccCCTAAGTTTTAGGGCATAATCATTGCAGAAGTAGCCTAAAGTAATCTTACATGCGGCCATTAATTCGGATAAACAAGCATGTGCATCTGACTTCATCAACTGGCAATTCTCAATCCTTAGGGATGGAGCCATGAAGCTACATAACTATTTAGAAACAAATGGTGGATTTGAGTAAGTTTAAAATTGTggctttttgtgtttttgagaACATCTTGGCGCATTTGAATTAATAAATGCCCATAACACACCTTCTCACCGGTAATGAACAAGATTTTCTACCTGTTTCTTGATAATGGTTACTTATAAAAAACCCAGTTATAAAATGAGAAATCTAGCCGAACTggttatcttttttcttttttttcaaaaaatgtaagACAGGAACAAATGAAACACTCACATTGAGCACCATCAAGCTGTACTCATGTGAAGGTTCTTAGAGTTCAAAAGGGTTTTCACCTTAGAGTTTTATATCGTTGATGAGATGACCACAAGAAGTCATTTTGAAAAGATCATAGCTCTTGTTGGGATGTTAACCTAATAAAAATTGGCCTCCTCATGGTATTCCCTTGGGGTTCGAGTGGGGAATGCATAAAAAGAGTAAGATGCTTCCTCGTTACTTTTTCCCTGGGACAGCCACTTCAACCAGAAACCTCAAATGTGCAATAAACCATTGTACCTATGATCCAACCATGAGAGTACAATTTCTGGGGGAGCAATTCATCCTTACCGAGAGCAGCATACAACCCTTTGTTGCATTGAGGTCCTAAACTCGGGGTCTTAAGCTTCCAGCAATGACTAAGAAAGTCTTCTTTCCTCAGTTCAGTTTCTTTACATCAGATTAGCTGATGTTATTATTATTCATGCATAACATAAATTCACCAACAGGCCTAACCTATCAGCAGTTCATAAATGTCAACAATTGAGCAAAAAAGTCAGATATAcgctttcttttgtttaacaaCTTAACCTCTCAGGAAGACTTTCTTTAATTACTGCAGGTCCATAACATTATAAACAGAATTTGATACAAGTACACAAGTGTGCTGGTAGGCTGAACtgcaggagaaaaaaaaatgatcaacctATC contains:
- the LOC116265999 gene encoding uncharacterized protein LOC116265999, with protein sequence MMGRTAKSPNAGLLQLLLLLLFLGAVSPKHHGNPANEIVEIINANRTSNKLPILNNNPGLGCMALQYIMECGGNCSRNNTSSCTPPEVDITEVFAPNCGVELPTIDIISGRLVGCNWNYLDPLEAYAAVLVPDNKTLSILYQKNHTEVGVGLGRTGNKKPFFWCILFSSGPSNSTFVVDSKEMVKQKHGCFSGIGSTCNSSSKLSSMSGLSSCLLLVFIYFCSLCFNI
- the LOC116265853 gene encoding cell division cycle 20.2, cofactor of APC complex-like — its product is MPVSFFTMRPNVNKVSVRNANILATIGWHGALYLKDSHSNAMDEKEASYPALDRIQRSRLLAPPPQAKGWRNRDVFFFVLLLREDAPPLFPATGIRSPCWFRRERFRSYRWEGLAGTKEAPARGIGRKGEKQRDGKATMIGWDSYLRSLFPDSPSNRTEQADRFIPSRSPMNIGFAQSLLSTTGKKGPSPPISPASSTPKELYQKMLEDVFLTDSDGKPYRMLRFQPSTGSMKKRTRFIDEMRHEDESPPSSRSVRCLPKSSDRILDAPNLMDDYYLNVLDWGSNNVLAVALGSTLYLWSADTGKVRVLMEVEEDHYLSSVAWTGDGNTIAVGTSNSDIQIWDCKAQRKIRSLSGHMKRVGCLAWNGSVLTSGSGDSTIINRDVRSRSNVVSRLRAHAQEVCGLRWSGSGNQLASGGNDNLLHIWDASVMASSSQGYLHRLTEHRAAVKAIAWCPYQSNILASGGGTADRCIKMWNTQTGQCISSTDTQSQVCALEWNRHQKEILSSHGYSQNQLSLWRYPSMTKLGELKGHTSRVLYLSQSPDGTTVVSASADETLRFWKVFVPPQASKKLKEDDSPLSLKFSHIR